A genomic stretch from Parafrankia discariae includes:
- the speD gene encoding adenosylmethionine decarboxylase, translated as MIHAVFDVTHCHPGNIPADHIMGAMRETAHQLGCTIRSHLVEPFQPHGVTCVLILAESHITVSTWPEHRLTHIDIFTCRADLDPGRAIEPILGIIEPFQSCFA; from the coding sequence ATGATTCACGCCGTCTTCGACGTCACTCACTGCCACCCCGGCAACATTCCCGCCGACCACATCATGGGCGCGATGCGGGAAACCGCCCACCAGCTCGGCTGTACGATCCGATCCCACCTCGTCGAACCGTTCCAACCCCACGGCGTCACCTGCGTTCTCATTCTCGCCGAATCACATATCACCGTCTCCACCTGGCCTGAGCACCGACTTACCCACATCGATATCTTCACCTGCCGCGCCGATCTCGACCCTGGCCGCGCCATCGAACCCATCCTCGGCATCATTGAGCCTTTTCAGAGTTGCTTTGCCTGA